A portion of the Gossypium arboreum isolate Shixiya-1 chromosome 8, ASM2569848v2, whole genome shotgun sequence genome contains these proteins:
- the LOC108467121 gene encoding uncharacterized protein At4g10930, with protein sequence MDVDLVASEILEEDTIPVIDQNNDLSNFDGGRCGICMDIIIDRGVLDCCQHWFCFACIDNWATITNLCPLCQSEFQLITCVPVYDTIGSNKVEDETFSREDDWSIEGKSNTLSFPSYYIDENSVICLDGDGCKVRSLSTTIEGDPDLDTSIACDSCDIWYHAFCVGFDTEGTSEDTWLCPRCVANQASQESGVVLEKKNTQHGPEIANGEYVTETTFSGKMSVSVADTGETAIVVSMVGGNHWTEEPSENFLSILEVSNSQKIELPSSEGNCCDTEKASCDKSTIQPILEGEELELSLSRNTFSTLLSNSSVHGEFKTSKATETIKERTNLDGVGNTSGKSLNESCTRNQFSEIKSSAGLHLGLSIGSFLSVDDDVKSSGSKDQVNVETEHQSHMEELMPLDEKTEHDNKENVGTVTGLKRKNSCFRSDVLSSDGEETKCKNETEALKKKIKVEELVHIAPESKVDTSVSDNTPKCLTLKAVSRDGKVKSHPEKEDSITDLMSIVQGTSRRTSTKGLARRNPTDESLKGENLAGLRVKKIMRTSEDKESSVVVQKLRKEIREAVRNKSTKEFGESLFDPKLLAAFRAAISGPKPETVKKLSPSALKMKKSLLQKGKVRENLTKKIYADSNGRRKRAWDRDCEVEFWKYRCMGASRPEKIETLKSVLDLLRNNEEGSERWPTSECQASNPILSRLYLADTSVFPRKGDIRPLSALKTTGSSEQSGENVAVGKTPLPSLDHTGKSTEENKVSSKVGALSADLKGAKTGVLNSKGSAASSKVDSNKGSEGSLPRNPKVESQKVVGAKSDDVKVDKRKFALAVLARKKAAESKSGTQERQEDNAVLKGSYPLLAQLPPDMRPSPAPSRHNKLPISVRQAQLYRLTEHFLRKANLPIICRTAETELAVADAINIERDVADRSNSKVVYLNLCSQEVLHRSDDSRCIRAKEADTSSPSKISTNRQEQGSDECSTDPMIVEALRNAGLLSDSPPTSPLHKTGVPNEVDDSSAKIMDEEPDNIFEMDSHLEADIYGDFEYDLEDEDYIGVTAEKALKVQPDGVAKMKVVLSTVSNEPSKSNNLADAEDHEKLGNIVVPDDSTCLPKNSNEPLIKCSTADDGTDRSCAVLEPPLPDEAGEELSIAECEELYGPDKEPLVNKFTEASQKIHGLVDAGIPADNTAIIVNENKVIDPISHGSSGRENPAEQIRTVENVKKKDKKSNMETDKQSDGANHVSKKVEAYIKEHIRPLCKSGVITAEQYRWAVAKTTDKVMKYHINDKNANFLVKEGDKVKKLAEQYVEAAQQKDKTDPSL encoded by the exons TCAGTTATCTGCTTGGATGGAGATGGCTGCAAAGTTCGAAGTTTATCCACAACCATTGAGGGAGATCCCGATCTCGATACATCAATTGCTTGCGACTCTTGTGATATATG GTACCATGCATTTTGTGTGGGATTTGATACTGAGGGCACATCAGAAGACACTTGGTTATGCCCAAG atGTGTAGCAAATCAAGCTTCACAAGAATCTGGTGTGGTTCTTGAGAAAAAAAACACCCAGCATGGTCCAGAGATTGCTAATGGTGAATATGTGACAGAGACGACTTTCTCTGGGAAGATGTCTGTTTCTGTTGCGGATACTGGCGAGACAGCTATTGTTGTCTCAATGGTTGGAGGAAATCATTGGACTGAAGAGCCAAGTGAAAACTTTTTATCGATCCTTGAAGTCAGTAACAGTCAGAAAATTGAGCTACCTAGCTCTGAAGGCAATTGCTGTGATACAGAAAAGGCATCATGTGATAAGAGCACTATTCAACCAATTTTGGAGGGCGAGGAGCTGGAGCTGTCTTTATCACGCAATACATTCTCCACTTTACTTTCAAATTCTTCAGTGCACGGTGAGTTCAAGACAAGTAAAGCTACAGAAACAATAAAAGAACGAACCAACTTAGATGGTGTTGGAAATACCTCTGGAAAGTCACTGAATGAATCCTGCACCAGGAACCAGTTTTCTGAAATCAAATCCAGTGCGGGCCTTCATCTTGGTTTATCAATAGGCTCGTTTCTCTCTG ttgatgatgatgtcAAAAGTAGTGGAAGCAAAGACCAGGTGAATGTAGAGACTGAGCATCAGAGTCACATGGAGGAACTGATGCCACTAG ATGAGAAAACTGAACATGATAACAAGGAGAATGTTGGCACTGTTACTGGTTTAAAAAGGAAGAATTCATGTTTCAG GAGTGATGTTTTGAGCTCTGATGGTGAAGAAACCAAATGTAAGAATGAGACTGAAGCTTTGAAGAAGAAAATTAAGGTTGAGGAATTGGTTCATATAGCTCCTGAGAGCAAAGTTGATACATCAGTATCAGATAATACTCCAAAATGCCTCACCTTGAAAGCAGTTTCCAGAGATGGCAAGGTCAAAAGTCATCCAGAAAAGGAAGATTCCATTACTGATTTAATGAGTATTGTTCAGGGGACAAGCCGTAGAACTTCTACCAAGGGGCTTGCACGTCGAAATCCTACTGATGAATCCTTGAAAGGAGAAAATTTGGCTGGCTTGAGGGTAAAAAAAATCATGAGAACATCTGAGGATAAGGAGTCATCTGTTGTTGTGCAAAAATTAAGAAAAGAAATTAGAGAGGCTGTCCGCAACAAATCCACTAAAGAATTTGGAGAAAGCCTTTTTGACCCAAAACTTCTTGCTGCTTTCAGGGCTGCAATATCAGGACCAAAGCCTGAAACTGTAAAGAAGTTGTCACCTTCAGCTTTGAAGATGAAGAAATCCTTGTTGCAGAAGGGTAAAGTTCGTGAGAATCTAACAAAGAAAATTTATGCAGATTCTAATGGAAGGCGGAAACGTGCATGGGATCGGGACTGTGAAGTTGAATTTTGGAAGTATCGGTGCATGGGAGCATCAAGGCCTGAAAAGATTGAGACCTTGAAGTCAGTTCTTGACCTCCTAAGAAATAATGAAGAGGGCTCAGAGAGGTGGCCAACATCTGAATGCCAGGCATCCAACCCCATTCTTTCCAGATTGTATTTAGCAGATACATCCGTTTTCCCACGAAAGGGTGACATAAGGCCCTTGTCTGCACTTAAAACCACTGGTAGTTCTGAACAGAGCGGAGAAAATGTTGCAGTAGGAAAAACTCCTCTACCATCTCTTGATCATACTGGAAAAAGTACAGAAGAAAACAAGGTTTCATCAAAGGTTGGTGCTCTCTCAGCTGATCTTAAAGGAGCTAAGACAGGTGTTTTGAACTCAAAAGGTTCTGCTGCTTCTAGTAAAGTTGATTCGAACAAAGGTTCAGAAGGGTCTTTACCAAGGAATCCTAAAGTTGAATCACAGAAAGTAGTGGGTGCAAAATCTGATGATGTAAAGGTTGATAAAAGAAAATTTGCCCTGGCAGTGCTTGCAAGGAAAAAGGCTGCAGAGAGCAAAAGTGGAACACAGGAAAGGCAGGAGGACAATGCTGTGCTGAAAGGAAGCTATCCCTTGCTA GCTCAGCTACCACCGGACATGAGACCATCACCAGCACCCAGTCGGCATAATAAACTCCCCATATCTGTTAGGCAG GCACAGCTTTACCGCCTTACTGAGCACTTCTTAAGAAAAGCAAATCTGCCAATCATTTGCAGAACTGCTGAAACAGAGTTGGCTGTTGCTGATGCAATTAATATCGAAAGAGATGTTGCTGATAGGTCAAACAGCAAAGTAGTGTATCTGAACTTGTGCTCCCAGGAAGTATTGCATCGTTCAGATGACAGTAGGTGTATTAGAGCCAAAGAAGCAGATACTTCATCCCCTTCAAAAATCTCTACTAATAGGCAAGAGCAAGGATCTGATGAGTGTTCGACAGACCCTATGATTGTGGAAGCACTTAGAAATGCAGGCCTTTTGTCTGATTCTCCTCCAACTAGTCCACTTCATAAAACTGGGGTCCCTAATGAGGTAGATGATTCCTCAGCAAAAATCATGGATGAGGAGCCTGATAATATATTTGAAATGGATTCTCATTTGGAAGCAGATATTTATGGTGATTTTGAGTATGATCTAGAGGATGAAGATTATATTGGTGTTACTGCTGAAAAGGCTCTTAAGGTACAACCTGATGGTGTGGCAAAAATGAAAGTCGTTTTGTCAACTGTTAGCAATGAGCCGTCAAAATCAAACAACCTTGCTGATGCAGAGGACCATGAGAAATTGGGGAATATTGTGGTACCGGATGATTCTACCTGTTTGCCAAAGAATAGTAATGAACCTTTGATCAAATGCTCAACTGCAGATGATGGGACTGATAGGTCTTGTGCTGTTCTGGAACCCCCCTTACCTGATGAGGCAGGTGAAGAGCTTTCCATTGCAGAATGTGAAGAATTATATGGTCCTGACAAAGAGCCTCTAGTAAATAAATTTACAGAAGCATCCCAAAAGATACATGGGTTGGTTGATGCAGGAATTCCAGCAGACAACACAGCTATTATAGTTAATGAAAATAAAGTTATTGATCCCATTAGTCATGGCTCATCTGGTAGAGAAAATCCCGCTGAACAAATTCGAACTGTTGAaaatgttaaaaagaaagataagAAATCCAATATGGAGACAGACAAGCAGTCTGATGGTGCTAATCATGTATCCAAGAAG GTGGAAGCATACATCAAAGAACATATCCGCCCACTCTGTAAGAGTGGTGTGATAACAGCTGAACAGTACAGATGGGCTGTGGCAAAAACCACCGATAAGGTTATGAAATACCACATAAATGACAAGAATGCTAATTTCTTAGTCAAGGAAGGTGACAAGGTAAAGAAACTTGCTGAGCAATACGTAGAGGCAGCCCAGCAGAAGGACAAAACTGATCCTTCGTTATGA